A window from Bos mutus isolate GX-2022 chromosome 1, NWIPB_WYAK_1.1, whole genome shotgun sequence encodes these proteins:
- the ETS2 gene encoding protein C-ets-2, translated as MNDFGIKNMDQVAPVASSYRGTLKRQAAFDTFDGSLLAVFPSLNEEQTLQEVPTGLDSISHDSANCELPLLTPCSKAVMSQALKATFSGFKKEQRRLGIPKNPWLWTEQQVCQWLLWATNEFSLVDVNLQRFGMTGQVLCNLGKERFLELAPDFVGDILWEHLEQMIKENQEKNEDQYEENSHLNSVPHWINSNSLGFGVEQAPYGMQTQSYPKGGLLDGLCPASSAPSTLGPEQDFQMFPKARLSTVSVNYCSVGQDFPAGSLNLLSSASGKPRDHDSAETGGDSFESSESLLQSWNSQSSLLDVQRVPSFESFEDDCSQSLGLSKPTMSFKDYIQDRSDPVEQGKPVIPAAVLAGFTGSGPIQLWQFLLELLSDKSCQSFISWTGDGWEFKLADPDEVARRWGKRKNKPKMNYEKLSRGLRYYYDKNIIHKTSGKRYVYRFVCDLQNLLGFTPEELHAILGVQPDTED; from the exons ATGAATGATTTTGGAATCAAGAACATGGACCAGGTGGCTCCTGTGGCCAGCAGTTACAGAGGGACACTCAAG CGCCAGGCCGCCTTTGACACCTTTGATGGGTCCCTGCTTGCGGTTTTCCCCTCCCTAAATGAAGAGCAAACACTCCAGGAAGTGCCAACCGGCTTGGATTCGATTTCTCATG ACTCAGCCAACTGCGAGTTGCCTCTGCTGACCCCATGCAGCAAAGCTGTGATGAGTCAAGCCTTAAAAGCCACCTTCAGTGGCTTCAAAAAGGAGCAACGCCGGCTGGGGATCCCAAAGA ATCCATGGCTGTGGACTGAGCAGCAGGTGTGCCAGTGGCTTCTCTGGGCCACCAACGAGTTCAGTCTGGTGGATGTGAACCTGCAGAGGTTTGGCATGACAGGGCAGGTGTTGTGTAACCTTGGCAAGGAGCGCTTTCTGGAGCTGGCGCCCGACTTTGTGGGTGATATTCTCTGGGAGCATCTGGAGCAGATGATCAAAG aaaaccaagaaaagaaCGAAGATCAGTATGAAGAAAATTCGCATCTCAACTCAGTTCCTCATTGGATTAATAGCAATTCGTTAG GTTTTGGCGTGGAGCAGGCGCCGTACGGCATGCAGACGCAGAGTTACCCTAAAGGCGGCCTCCTGGATGGCTTGTGTCCAGCGTCCTCAGCGCCCAGCACGCTCGGGCCAGAgcaggacttccagatgttccccAAGGCCCGACTCAGCACCGTCAGCGTCAACTACTGCTCTGTGGGGCAGGACTTCCCGGCCGGCAGCCTGAACCTGCTCTCCAGCGCTTCTG GGAAACCCAGGGACCACGACTCGGCGGAGACGGGCGGCGACAGCTTCGAGAGCTCGGAGTCGCTGCTGCAGTCCTGGAACAGCCAGTCGTCTCTGCTGGACGTGCAGCGGGTGCCCTCCTTCGAGAGCTTCGAGGACGACTGCAGCCAGTCCCTGGGCCTCAGCAAGCCGACCATGTCCTTCAAGGACTACATCCAGGACCGGAGTGACCCAGTGGAGCAGGGCAAACCAGTTATACCCGCGGCCGTGCTGGCCGGCTTCACAG GAAGCGGGCCTATCCAGCTGTGGCAGTTTCTTCTAGAATTGCTCTCCGACAAGTCCTGCCAGTCATTCATCAGCTGGACGGGGGACGGGTGGGAGTTTAAGCTCGCTGACCCCGACGAG GTGGCCCGCCGGtggggaaagaggaaaaacaagccCAAGATGAACTATGAGAAGCTCAGCCGGGGTCTGCGCTATTACTACGACAAGAATATCATCCACAAGACGTCAGGGAAGCGCTACGTGTACCGCTTCGTGTGCGACCTGCAGAACTTGCTGGGCTTCACGCCCGAGGAACTGCACGCCATCCTGGGCGTCCAGCCGGACACGGAGGACTGA